The Pelodiscus sinensis isolate JC-2024 chromosome 5, ASM4963464v1, whole genome shotgun sequence genome includes a region encoding these proteins:
- the SPATA4 gene encoding spermatogenesis-associated protein 4 isoform X1 has protein sequence MSYPHPPRRTGLPRAVLRWLQSLDLSFFPRNFRRDFSNGYLIAEIFSWYYPADIHSHSYENGASLATKLSNWSQLAQFFSKQKLKPVQELIDGTIHCKPGAAEILVQDIYSMLTNRQIKNIQDEVDFTDYYYQEQLPMVARSTASKAIKNNIKLTEIMIEPNINKNRQKVNAIIKMHTRQRLVEREENPKRFNIKPSLAERAVRHPAAEGFSGSAINIQREKLSSMSNLGLPEIRSKTGVHFKEIQVKQADR, from the exons ATGTCGTACCCGCACCCGCCCAGGCGCACGGGGCTGCCTCGCGCCGTGCTCAGGTGGCTGCAAAGCCTGGACCTGAGCTTCTTCCCTAGGAACTTCCGACg GGACTTCTCCAACGGCTACCTCATCGCCGAGATCTTCTCGTGGTACTACCCCGCCGACATCCACAGCCACAGCTACGAGAACGGCGCCTCGCTGGCCACCAAGCTCAGCAACTGGTCCCAGCTCGCCCAG tttttttccaaacaaaaattgAAGCCTGTCCAAGAACTAATAGATGGGACCATTCACTGTAAACCAGGAGCAGCAGAAATTTTGGTACAAGACATCTACTCAATGCTGACAAATAGACA aatTAAAAATATTCAGGATGAGGTTGACTTTACAGACTACTATTATCAAGAGCAGTTACCAATGGTTGCCAGGTCAACAGCTTCAAAAGCTATCAAGAATAACATTAAACTAACAGAAATAATGATAGAACCCAACATcaacaaaaatagacaaaaagtTAATGCCATCATCAAAATGCATACACGACAGAGACTGGTAGAGAGGGAAGAAAATCCAA AGCGGTTTAACATTAAACCAAGCTTGGCAGAACGCGCAGTTCGTCATCCAGCGGCTGAAGGTTTCTCTGGCAGTGCAATTAACATCCAGAGAGAGAAACTTTCTTCTATGTCAA ACCTAGGGCTCCCAGAAATCAGAAGCAAAACTGGAGTTCACTTCAAAGAAATTCAGGTGAAACAAGCGGACAGATGA
- the SPATA4 gene encoding spermatogenesis-associated protein 4 isoform X2, with amino-acid sequence MSPRLLPWFVAVARDFSNGYLIAEIFSWYYPADIHSHSYENGASLATKLSNWSQLAQFFSKQKLKPVQELIDGTIHCKPGAAEILVQDIYSMLTNRQIKNIQDEVDFTDYYYQEQLPMVARSTASKAIKNNIKLTEIMIEPNINKNRQKVNAIIKMHTRQRLVEREENPKRFNIKPSLAERAVRHPAAEGFSGSAINIQREKLSSMSNLGLPEIRSKTGVHFKEIQVKQADR; translated from the exons ATGAGTCCCCGCCTACTTCCATGGTTTGTGGCGGTTGCTAG GGACTTCTCCAACGGCTACCTCATCGCCGAGATCTTCTCGTGGTACTACCCCGCCGACATCCACAGCCACAGCTACGAGAACGGCGCCTCGCTGGCCACCAAGCTCAGCAACTGGTCCCAGCTCGCCCAG tttttttccaaacaaaaattgAAGCCTGTCCAAGAACTAATAGATGGGACCATTCACTGTAAACCAGGAGCAGCAGAAATTTTGGTACAAGACATCTACTCAATGCTGACAAATAGACA aatTAAAAATATTCAGGATGAGGTTGACTTTACAGACTACTATTATCAAGAGCAGTTACCAATGGTTGCCAGGTCAACAGCTTCAAAAGCTATCAAGAATAACATTAAACTAACAGAAATAATGATAGAACCCAACATcaacaaaaatagacaaaaagtTAATGCCATCATCAAAATGCATACACGACAGAGACTGGTAGAGAGGGAAGAAAATCCAA AGCGGTTTAACATTAAACCAAGCTTGGCAGAACGCGCAGTTCGTCATCCAGCGGCTGAAGGTTTCTCTGGCAGTGCAATTAACATCCAGAGAGAGAAACTTTCTTCTATGTCAA ACCTAGGGCTCCCAGAAATCAGAAGCAAAACTGGAGTTCACTTCAAAGAAATTCAGGTGAAACAAGCGGACAGATGA